Proteins co-encoded in one Coregonus clupeaformis isolate EN_2021a chromosome 17, ASM2061545v1, whole genome shotgun sequence genomic window:
- the LOC121573048 gene encoding uncharacterized protein LOC121573048, whose amino-acid sequence MTALRTILAALTMISCVLGDNSGQYSYGSDVTEAANFAIDFHNRMSKYAFVYKVINILSATLQIYPPARVKHIMTVKVGQTVCKNEANVNLADCSLQNSLDLKTMICHFVVLEVPHSAFPTPSYLLVDQCN is encoded by the exons ATGACTGCTTTGCGCACAATTCTTGCGGCACTCACCATGATCTCTTGTGTGTTGGGGGACAATTCCGGACAGTACTCCTATGGCTCTGATGTCACAGAGGCAGCCAACTTTGCCATTGATTTCCATAATCGCATGAGCAAGTATGCCTTTGTGTACAAGGTCATCAACATTCTATCTGCCACACTACAG ATTTATCCTCCGGCTCGGGTGAAACACATCATGACTGTCAAAGTGGGACAGACTGTGTGTAAGAACGAAGCCAATGTAAACTTGGCTGATTGCAGCCTGCAGAATTCTCTGGATCTCAAG ACTATGATCTGCCATTTTGTCGTGCTTGAGGTCCCACATTCTGCCTTTCCAACTCCAAGCTACCTTCTGGTGGACCAGTGTAATTGA
- the LOC121572344 gene encoding GTP-binding protein 2-like isoform X1, whose amino-acid sequence MDARMSGGTGVVGTTANVRSNLPNVRSNLQGPSSGNGRRMTSKKTRSKKGKRRKRRRSKKTKTNRTPPYLPPEAEEGNIEYKLKLVNPTQYRFEHLATQLKWRLQEGRGEAVYQIGVEDNGLLVGLSEGDMRASLKTLRRMAEKVGADITLLREREVDYDSDRSCRKIAEVLVRKVPDDQQFLDLRVAVLGNVDSGKSTLLGVLTQGELDNGRGRARLNLFRHLHEIQTGRTSSISFEILGFNSKGEVVNYSDSRTAEEICESSSKMITFIDLAGHHKYLKTTIFGLTSYCPDFAMLVVSANTGIAGTTREHLGLAMALKVPIFIVVSKVDLCAKGTVERTVRQLEYVLKLPGCNKVPMVVASPDDAVTAAQQFAQSSSITPIFTLSSVSGESLDLLKVFFNILPPLSNSKEQEELMQQLTEFQVDEIYTVPDVGTVVGGTLYSGVCREGERLVVGPTDEGRFLRLKVGSIHRNRSACRVLRAGQAATLALGNFDRSLLRKGMVMVSTKMNPTICWQFEAAIVLLFHAKTFRRGFQVTVHVGNVRQTATVECLHGKEELRTGERAVVCFRFIKHPEYLRMGAKLLFREGVTKGIGHVTSLLPNSHNHDQNHIHDQNQREVEK is encoded by the exons ATGGATGCCCGAATGTCAGGCGGGACCGGTGTCGTTGGTACAACCGCTAACGTTAGATCAAATTTGCCTAACGTTAGATCAAATTTGCAAGGACCCAGTTCAGGTAACGGGAGAAGGATGACGTCCAAAAAAACGCGTTCAAAAAAAGGGAAAAGAAGAAAGAGACGGAGGAGTAAAAAGACAAAGACCAACAGAACACCACCATATTTACCACCGGAG gCTGAAGAGGGAAACATTGAATATAAG CTGAAGTTGGTGAACCCCACACAATACCGCTTTGAGCACCTGGCCACCCAGTTAAAATGGCGTCTTCAAGAGGGACGGGGTGAGGCGGTGTATCAGATTGGGGTGGAAGACAATGGCCTGCTTGTCGGACTGTCAGAGGGAGACATGAGAGCCTCGCTGAAGACCCTACGGAGGATGGCAGAGAA GGTTGGTGCTGACATCACACTTCTACGAGAAAGAGAGGTGGATTACGACTCGGACAGAAGCTGCCGGAAAATCGCAGAGGTTCTTGTCCGAAAAGTTCCAGACGACCAACAG TTCTTGGACCTGCGTGTGGCGGTGCTGGGAAACGTGGACTCCGGGAAATCCACACTGTTGGGCGTGCTGACGCAAGGCGAGCTGGACAACGGGCGAGGCCGGGCACGCCTCAACCTCTTCAGGCACCTTCACGAAATCCAAACGGGCAGGACATCCAGCATCAGCTTTGAGATTTTGGGCTTCAATAGCAAAGGGGAG GTGGTGAACTACAGTGACTCCCGTACAGCCGAAGAGATTTGCGAGAGCTCTTCTAAAATGATCACTTTCATTGACCTGGCCGGCCACCACAAGTACCTGAAGACCACCATCTTTGGCCTCACCAGCTACTGCCCAGACTTCGCCATGCTGGTGGTCAGTGCCAACACAGGCATAG CTGGCACCACCCGGGAGCACCTTGGCCTGGCCATGGCACTTAAGGTGCCCATCTTTATCGTGGTCAGCAAGGTGGACCTGTGCGCCAAGGGCACGGTGGAACGCACAGTACGCCAGCTGGAGTATGTCCTCAAGCTGCCCGGCTGTAACAAGGTGCCGATGGTGGTGGCCAGCCCGGACGACGCTGTCACAGCTGCCCAGCAGTTCGCTCAGTCCTCCAG CATCACACCCATCTTCACCCTGTCCAGCGTGTCTGGAGAGAGTCTGGACCTGCTTAAGGTCTTCTTCAACATCCTGCCTCCTCTCAGCAACAGCAAGGAGCAGGAGGAGCTCATGCAGCAACTTACTGAGTTCCAG GTAGATGAGATCTATACAGTGCCAGATGTGGGGACAGTGGTGGGAGGAACTCTCTACAG TGGGGTGTGTCGCGAGGGGGAGAGGCTGGTGGTTGGCCCTACGGACGAGGGCCGTTTCCTGAGGCTGAAGGTGGGCAGCATCCATAGGAACCGCTCTGCATGCAGGGTGCTGAGAGCCGGCCAAGCCGCCACACTGGCCCTGGGCAACTTTGACCGCTCGCTGCTCCGCAAG GGTATGGTGATGGTCAGCACGAAGATGAACCCCACCATCTGCTGGCAGTTTGAGGCGGCCATCGTCCTTCTCTTCCACGCCAAAACATTCCGTCGGGGCTTCCAAGTGACCGTGCACGTGGGGAATGTAAGACAGACGGCCACCGTGGAGTGCCTGCATGGAAAG GAGGAGCTGCGCACAGGCGAGAGGGCCGTGGTCTGCTTCCGCTTCATCAAACACCCGGAGTACCTCCGCATGGGCGCCAAGCTGCTCTTCAGGG
- the LOC121572344 gene encoding GTP-binding protein 2-like isoform X2, which produces MAEEGNIEYKLKLVNPTQYRFEHLATQLKWRLQEGRGEAVYQIGVEDNGLLVGLSEGDMRASLKTLRRMAEKVGADITLLREREVDYDSDRSCRKIAEVLVRKVPDDQQFLDLRVAVLGNVDSGKSTLLGVLTQGELDNGRGRARLNLFRHLHEIQTGRTSSISFEILGFNSKGEVVNYSDSRTAEEICESSSKMITFIDLAGHHKYLKTTIFGLTSYCPDFAMLVVSANTGIAGTTREHLGLAMALKVPIFIVVSKVDLCAKGTVERTVRQLEYVLKLPGCNKVPMVVASPDDAVTAAQQFAQSSSITPIFTLSSVSGESLDLLKVFFNILPPLSNSKEQEELMQQLTEFQVDEIYTVPDVGTVVGGTLYSGVCREGERLVVGPTDEGRFLRLKVGSIHRNRSACRVLRAGQAATLALGNFDRSLLRKGMVMVSTKMNPTICWQFEAAIVLLFHAKTFRRGFQVTVHVGNVRQTATVECLHGKEELRTGERAVVCFRFIKHPEYLRMGAKLLFREGVTKGIGHVTSLLPNSHNHDQNHIHDQNQREVEK; this is translated from the exons ATG gCTGAAGAGGGAAACATTGAATATAAG CTGAAGTTGGTGAACCCCACACAATACCGCTTTGAGCACCTGGCCACCCAGTTAAAATGGCGTCTTCAAGAGGGACGGGGTGAGGCGGTGTATCAGATTGGGGTGGAAGACAATGGCCTGCTTGTCGGACTGTCAGAGGGAGACATGAGAGCCTCGCTGAAGACCCTACGGAGGATGGCAGAGAA GGTTGGTGCTGACATCACACTTCTACGAGAAAGAGAGGTGGATTACGACTCGGACAGAAGCTGCCGGAAAATCGCAGAGGTTCTTGTCCGAAAAGTTCCAGACGACCAACAG TTCTTGGACCTGCGTGTGGCGGTGCTGGGAAACGTGGACTCCGGGAAATCCACACTGTTGGGCGTGCTGACGCAAGGCGAGCTGGACAACGGGCGAGGCCGGGCACGCCTCAACCTCTTCAGGCACCTTCACGAAATCCAAACGGGCAGGACATCCAGCATCAGCTTTGAGATTTTGGGCTTCAATAGCAAAGGGGAG GTGGTGAACTACAGTGACTCCCGTACAGCCGAAGAGATTTGCGAGAGCTCTTCTAAAATGATCACTTTCATTGACCTGGCCGGCCACCACAAGTACCTGAAGACCACCATCTTTGGCCTCACCAGCTACTGCCCAGACTTCGCCATGCTGGTGGTCAGTGCCAACACAGGCATAG CTGGCACCACCCGGGAGCACCTTGGCCTGGCCATGGCACTTAAGGTGCCCATCTTTATCGTGGTCAGCAAGGTGGACCTGTGCGCCAAGGGCACGGTGGAACGCACAGTACGCCAGCTGGAGTATGTCCTCAAGCTGCCCGGCTGTAACAAGGTGCCGATGGTGGTGGCCAGCCCGGACGACGCTGTCACAGCTGCCCAGCAGTTCGCTCAGTCCTCCAG CATCACACCCATCTTCACCCTGTCCAGCGTGTCTGGAGAGAGTCTGGACCTGCTTAAGGTCTTCTTCAACATCCTGCCTCCTCTCAGCAACAGCAAGGAGCAGGAGGAGCTCATGCAGCAACTTACTGAGTTCCAG GTAGATGAGATCTATACAGTGCCAGATGTGGGGACAGTGGTGGGAGGAACTCTCTACAG TGGGGTGTGTCGCGAGGGGGAGAGGCTGGTGGTTGGCCCTACGGACGAGGGCCGTTTCCTGAGGCTGAAGGTGGGCAGCATCCATAGGAACCGCTCTGCATGCAGGGTGCTGAGAGCCGGCCAAGCCGCCACACTGGCCCTGGGCAACTTTGACCGCTCGCTGCTCCGCAAG GGTATGGTGATGGTCAGCACGAAGATGAACCCCACCATCTGCTGGCAGTTTGAGGCGGCCATCGTCCTTCTCTTCCACGCCAAAACATTCCGTCGGGGCTTCCAAGTGACCGTGCACGTGGGGAATGTAAGACAGACGGCCACCGTGGAGTGCCTGCATGGAAAG GAGGAGCTGCGCACAGGCGAGAGGGCCGTGGTCTGCTTCCGCTTCATCAAACACCCGGAGTACCTCCGCATGGGCGCCAAGCTGCTCTTCAGGG